The Vidua macroura isolate BioBank_ID:100142 chromosome 2, ASM2450914v1, whole genome shotgun sequence DNA window GTAGTCATGTGTTCTTGCTCTGTCTGTCACAGGTAAGGCTGAAGACCATAATCATGTTcttgctttcttctcctttgatAGATTTAAGGATGTGCTAAGCTCATTTCTTGTAAGGGAATCGCTTAATTTCAGTGATCATCTTAGTTACCAATTTACTTTTATGCCCAGAGCTAGATATGTTCCAGCTGAGATCTTACCAGAACTTTAGTTGGGATCTCATTTGACTTGTTCAGATTCTGGTGTTTGTTGCTAGGAGGGATAATTTACAAAGAAGGTGCCTGTGGGTGAACTTCATGGCTTTTCTGAAAACTTCTCTGTAGTTGCAGCTTTTTATTTATGGACTTAGtgtaggaaatggaaaaaaggctTTGTACTTAAAGTAATTGCATAAAAGTTGTCATGTGTGACTTCTATAGAGTATGTTAACTTGGTTGCCTGTAAAAAATAGTTATCTTCAGGAACTGAATTAAATATTAGAATCACAAACTTGTAGTAAATCATACTTGATTTGTAGTAAATCATACTTGTATAATATACTTGTAATATACTTACTTTGTAAGTAAATACATACTTGTGTGTTTATAACCTTCATGCCTATTTTGCATGAGAGCTTTAAAATAATGTGTGAATGGAGAGATCTCTTGTTAGGTAGACATTCAAGAAGTAATATCAACAGATAGCTAATTGGGAGGGGTGACTTGAGTCTTCTGCTTATAGCCACCCTAGCTTGTGATACAGTTTGAGTTCCGTTTCACCAGTCCAAACAGGACCTGGGAGAGAATAGGAACCAACACAACTTTTGTGCCTGTCATAACCTTCCTCAGTTTAAGTAGTGGCTAGTTTTGCTTGAGTACTGCAAAATTTTTCTTAAGCATTTCCATGGTTCTCTTTTGACAGCCAAAGGAACAGCAAGTTCTTTTTGGCTTGGAAAGATTGGCTCAGCTGATGGTGGCATGAGAAAAAATGGGATGTGCTGAACAAATGTCAATGGGGGAGTTCTTAACATCTTGCAGTCTAGCTGCTGTCTGTACTCTGTGTAAGCAAACTTGAGTAATAACTCAGaacttcagtttttttcttttatcaccTTAAATGACTTGATgaactatttttctttgttttttgtctCAGTGACAGTTCAGAGTATCCCAGTTGACTTTTGTTATATTCTCACGCTTTACTTTTTAAACTCAAATACCCAGTTTCCCCTACCTAGAAGAATATTTTGtaaactatttttaaacagttaAAGCCAACTAAAGGGCTTACTTTGCCTACCCTTGGAAGAATAGTGGGTTTGTTTAGGCCTCTGACTTTTGCAAAGTACTCAAGCTTATGCCTTAGTGCTGTGCTGGATGGAAGCCAGAGCAGACCTGGCAAGCTGACTTGGGTAAATGGTATAGTTACGTATCATTGCTGGGAGGGTAATGGCTTACAGGTACAGGGTATTTGTAGTTGTTTGAGGAAAACCTTGCATACGGTGTGTCAGATACTCAGTTTCATCTTGTTAATAATCTGTGAGGTGCCAAGAATTTCTTACTGGGTGATTAATCATATGTGACTCCAACACATATTAAAGATGATCAGAACACCAGCATTTCTGGATACTAACTCACCAAAGTTCACAGAACAGCCTAAAGCTGAAAATTGTGGATTATTTGAGATTTTTGGAACTATTTGTATGAATTGCAATATAGTCTTTGATTCACATGGGTGTGTTTTGAATGGTGGGCGTGGAGAAAGTGGGATAGAATTAAAGCAACCTTTGTTATTTTAACTGAAGCAATTTGTTTTATAGTCATTGATGAcaatttttttgggttttcttttgttctagGTTCAAAGGATATTGTGGTAAAAGCACAGGTCTTAGCTGGTGGTAGAGGAAAAGGAACATTTGAAGGTGGCCTCAAAGGAGGAGTGAAAATAGTTTTTTCGTAAGTTCTTTCTAAATTATCCAACCAAGTGGAAAAATGTCAACGTTTCACATTATGGATTGAACCTACTGCTTTCTTTAAAACCAGGGTTTTAATTATTAaccttaaaataacaaaaattagaTAAGACTTTTTAAATGCTACTTCTGTTTTTACAGCAGTTTCTTTGtcacattctgtgcttcttttaTTCTAGTCCAGAAGAAGCAAAAGCTGTCTCCTCCCAAATGATTGGAAAGAAGCTGTTTACCAAGCAAACAGGAGAGAAGGGCAGGATATGCAATCAAGTATTTATCTGTGAACGCAGATATCCCAGGAGAGAATACTATTTTGCAATAACAATGGAAAGGTCTTTTCAAGTGAGTAATATTAGAAATAGAAGTAAGCTAATTAACTCGTTacaactgaatttaaaaaaatcagcaaaactgTTTACTGTTCACTTGTTTTTGAAAATCAGATGTATACAAgctaaattttgttttccagtgtaTCTGATTATAtgatttactttgtttttaaatgtggtCAATATGTAATGCTACAGTTTGAATTTACAGAATAATAAATGAGTATTGGTAGCCCCAGCTGAAGTTCAGAGTCACATGGCCAAAGGGGAGATGGGTAGAATAATGGggtaattttcattttggttttaatttgcatttgcaTAACAGATTATACAATTTAGTTTAAAAACACAGCtatatgtgtgcatgtgcattTACACCCCATTTTTGACTGTCAGAAACAAGATAAGTGACAGTGTTGTGGAAGAGCAAATGGTCCTGCGTAAATCCAACATCCTTTTTCTCCAGTGTGTGAAGGTTCCCAGAGGTGCACTGGTGTGTCCCTTGATTGTGAGAGTGTTTCTTAAACTAATGCTTTCCAGGAAATTGGTAAGAAGATTTGGGCCTAGAGGTCTGTCTTCATAtctttcaggaaaatgaaagcCAGTCTTTTCTGCATATATGGACTGTATGTGTGGGTATGTAGTTTTTTAGGCTACAATTCAAATGTGGTTGCTGAAATGTGTCAGTGTCTTCTGACAGACAAGTGTTCTGTTTGGAGCACAGAACATGAATTGGCAAGTAACTTGAATGAAGCCAGGATTTAGAACAGATCTTAGAACTTTGTTTGCTGAAGTTGAGAAATACTGAGTTTTGTCTGTTCAGATGCTTAAGAGTTTGCAGAGGCACTGGTTTTGGTGATTAGGGGATATTTAAGTAtggatgaaataattttctgtggaGGAATGAGAAAACTAGTcttactctttatttttttttctttttgattgcCGTATTaggaattaaatatttgttccattttcttcctccgTAGTGTTATTTTTGATAGGAAAGTATCAGTTGTGTTGAATTATGTGACTAGGGCGCCTCCATTGTGATGTGTGCTGGAATAGAGAAAGGGAGATTCAAATGTTTCTGTATGCACCACAAGGTGGCGGAAAAATGCTGTAAATGAACACATTTCAGACTTAAAATTGTGTAAGCAATAAGCAGCGATGcttatggaaataaaatttactgTAACTGATTGTAGCAAATTAGATGAAGAAAGGAAACTTATTTTCATGGCTTGTTCTTGCTCTTGTATAAATCTTACTAGCATATATTGATCATACTGTGTGGGTTGTTGCCTTTTGATAGGGATGTGCTTTGTTTTTACTGTGACTTTATAAGTCATGTTTTTAGATGTGCTTGTAATTACTATAACTTGTATAGGATGCTTAGGATGAGGAAATGCCTTTCAAAAGAAGGAAGTGTGAAGGTTGAATAGCACACACTGTTTATTCCTGATGTTGTTGCCAACATCTTCCTTtaaggaggggaaaaatgaTTAAAATAGTCAGCTGAAACGGGAACTTTATGACTTGGATATTATTCGCCAACAGGGGTTTGTGTTTTAAGCAAAACTGTTCACATTGGTCAATTCTATGGAACGATGAGTTATTTTATGATCAGTTTGTAGCTTACTGACAGTTCAAGATAAGAATATCCAAAAATGTTCATTGAGTTGAACATTGCTATTAGATGCAGGATAATTTGCAAGCTGTGTATTTCCATTTGGAAGGATGGTAATGGGAGGGGAGTGGTGTAGTTATTAAGCACGTTCTGTGAACCAGGGTCACATTTTCTATAATTAATTGTCAGCAGTTTTAAGGCTGTTTAATCTTTCAGTTCTGCTGATAGGAAATGCTGCCTTAGTACACCCATGGCCATAATCCATGCATGGGTGATGATAAGGGAAGGTTGGTTGAAGGGATCCAAGTATGTCTTTACTGTGAACTGGAGGAGAGATTTTTAGGTTCCATGGTAGTGAGTCCTTCATGTTTTTGTTGAgatttggcttttttaaaaataaactcagcTGCAAATGCTGTCAATTCTggtttcttaatttcttttgttaatGAATAATTGagtgctgttttgttttgctatgACTTACTTTCAGTGAAGGCTTTAGTTACTGGACATTGTGATCCTACTGAACAGGTATGGTTTGCAGTAATTTATCACTAAGTTCTGTACACCTCCATATGTCCTTGGGGTTGGAGCATGGCAGAATGAACGAATGAGTGCCTGATATTTGATCTCTGTGTAGGAGTGAGTGAAGAAGGTGGAGGTGAGAACGTAGTTACGCTTTCTCTGATGACACCTAAAAGATAAAATGTATGTGATTATGAAGTTGAACCTTTCTATCAAAATTTAAACATAATATGTTGGTGTTcattgttttgctgctgctttacaGAGGAAATTTTTCCTTGTTAAAAGAAAGTGGACCTGACATACACTTTAACATTTGGAAAGTATTGTTAAAAGGTTTTATAGGGAGGTATTGAATAGCTACACTaattttttcaatgaaaaaggTTTTATTGCTGTGAGGTATCTTATGGGAAGAGTTAAGTTTCAATTGTGTGGTATCAAATTacttatgcttttttttttccctttttgttctAGGGTCCTGTGCTGATAGGCAGTTCTCATGGTGGTGTTAATATTGAAGATGTTGCTGCAGAGAATCCTGAGGCGATAATTAAGGAACCCATCGATATAGTAGAAGGCATAAAAAAGGAACAAGCTGTTAGGGTAATTGTTAATGTGGGAAAGTACACATTAGTGAGGATGGGAAAGTTGCTTCTAATTTTAATAAAGGGTGTGTGTATTCAACCTGCTCAGTTGTCTTAAATCCTTATTTGAAACAAATTTGAACTAgatatttaagtattttcagGTGAATCAGTGTAAATCCAACTGCATGGCAGTACTTTATCTAGCTTTTATACAGCTGTGCAAAGGAATAGCATGATAAATTTTTATTAGCTCTTTTTTAGGGTAAGTACAGTGTTCTATATTGAAAACAATCTGTTCAAACCAAAGAGtgagtttgttcttttttccccagtagACAGGGCAGGTTCTGCATCTACAAATCCAAATGACATTGAAATAGTAGCTAAACTGAGACATCCTAACATGAATTAACAATAACCATTCTTTTACTttcagcttgcccagaaaatgGGATTTCCTCCTAATCTGGTGGATGAAGCAGCTGAAAATATGATCAAATTATATAATCTCTTTCTAAAATATGATGCTACCATGATAGAAATAAATCCTATGGTGGAAGATGCATCAGGAGTTGGTAATGCTTCTTATTCGTACTCTTCTTGTAACACCTTGACATTTTTGTAAATCTAGGTTGCTTCACATTGCTAAAACTTCAGCTGTATACAGCAAGAGGAGTTAGTATTAACATGGTAtgttgaaaaaaatttaataaagcaGATAAATTTGAGAATCTAAATATAGTAGGAATCTGCTCTTAATTGCTAAGTGTGATCTTAAGTGTAAGTAATTTCCTTTtgtaatttttgattttttaataaagagcacAGCTACCCAGGATAAGGCAGTCCTGGAAATCAGGTCTTTCAAAATTCATAAATTGCAACTTGAGCCACCGCATGTATCCAAAATTGGTACTGTGATGGTAACCAGAATAGTAGCAACTACAAGAAATCTCCTGCCTTTATGACTCAGGCATTAGAATAGCTGATGGAGTGTGATCTATGGAAAGACTGTAGGGGTTTAAGTAATATCTTGATGTTTATGAGGTTTTTAGCATATCCAATTGCAGAATAGTTATTTAATGTTCAATCACAGCCAATTCCACTCTACAAAAAAATAAGCCTGTAGAGAATATTTGTGCTTGAACTCAGATACAACagtttgaaatttaaatatgaatGTACCTCTTTCATCAAAGTGTTCATTATTACTGTcactggggggggggtttggtgtgtttttttttttaataatacttaAGTGATCAATATAGAGCAGtcttttctgtctgtttctTGTGCcttgttatttttatattattttcacTGAGGGATAGAAATGAAGTTGATAGGATGATACAATGATACGATGTTAGTTCTGATGTAAAGAATACTGTAGATTTTCTGCTTGCTAAATCTTAAGTAAATTTacttctgtgtattttttcctaacattttattttccaactCAGGCACTTTTTCATCATGTTTCTGTGTGCTTACTGTCATGCACACATTATATATGTTTATTCTAAAAGCAAAAACTAAGACGGattaaaaaaaactcaaatCAGAGACCTTCTTTAAGGATTAGTTTTATGTTAATTACTTGTGGTGCATTCCCCCCCAttcttttccaggctgcagtGTGATCAGAGAAAACATAATTTGTTCAGATTTATCAAACAGCTTGTTGTAAGCTTTTTGGGTTTAGAGTGTCTCAAGAAATAGTTATCTTCCCTTTTTGTGCATAACTGATTATATGGGGAAACTGGAGAGAATCTTGTATTTATTGACAGTGGTATATGTGTCTTTTTAGCAAAACTTTGTGTTTGGCCTGCATGACCTAGCTGCCATTTTTGACTTAACATACTTTAACACATTCATGTAACATTTGAATTGTTACTATAATATTAAATGATGGTAAGtaatggtgggttttttttccctttcagtgaTGTGTATGGATGCAAAGATAAACTTTGATAGCAATTCAGCCTATCGTCAGAAGAAGATCTTTGATATGCAGGATTGGACACAGGAAGACCAAAGAGACAAGGATGCAGCAAAAGCAGATCTCAACTATATAGGGTTGGATGGAAACATAGGCTGCTTAGGTATGTACtatttaatgaattttaaatgacCTAATGGATTTATAAACGGAATTCCTAAATGTTATCTTTATTCTCATATAGTCAATGGTGCTGGTTTAGCTATGGCCACAATGGATATAATTAAACTTCACGGCGGAACTCCAGCAAACTTCCTTGATGTTGGTGGTGGTGCTACAGCGCAGCAAGTGACAGAAGCCTTTAAGCTTATTACCTCTGATAAAAAGGTGAGGGAAGAGTTGGCATATCAAGGTCCTACACAGTGGTAAGACAGGCTGTGATTTGGAAGACAATGCTTAGTGCATGTTCTccagaaaacatgtttttataaGCACAGAACTagaaagaaaggagatggaAACCTTAGCTTCATCTTGGTGCAGATGAAGGAGGCCTAATaatatatggattttttttttacctttttaaataATAGGGGTTTTGGCTGTGTACTGAGTAGACAGTTTTGTGTCTGCTGGTTGAAGTTAcagctgtattttaatatttccagaaaTCTTGGGGTCAGAAACTCCCACTGTCTGCTATTTAAACAGGAAGTGGTATTCAGTTGGctttccagttttgtttttcttttggatgAGTTTTACAGCTGGGTCTGTGTTTTGCGTAGAGATGAAtatttgctgtgctgtgcacaAACAAGTTTCTAAGGTACTGGTTATATGTAATGTAAGATAAAATAACTGTGTAAGGGGCTTGGAAGGGCTTTAATGTTTATCCTATTAAAAATTTATCAGAAGTGCTtcaatattattaaaataatacattgGTTGAAACTGGAGGAAGAGCTTTTCTACAAAAATAATGTGAAGGCTGGATTGATGGTCTACATAGAGATGCTTATCCCAAGGGGAACTTGGcagtttggggctttttaaaaataaagaaaactattttaaaagggGTAGCTTTAAAAGGTGGGAATGACTTGCGAGACCTGCTAATGATATGCTGCTACTTTTGCACGACAATTTTATGTACCACTTCCTCATCTTTGGAAAGGTCCAGAAACAAATAGTGAGTGATATTCCAGAGGAGCTTAGTCTCTTTCTTGTTGGAAAGACTTATTATTAAATGCAGGGTCTGTAACATGCTCCAGGAGTGTTACAGAATCATTTaatcatttagattggaaaagacatttaaattgAGTCCAACCATAAATCTAACATTGCCCA harbors:
- the SUCLA2 gene encoding succinate--CoA ligase [ADP-forming] subunit beta, mitochondrial; this encodes MAASMICSRVAAGLRGSGLRASLGSTAGKVLAGSPGILNNHGFQVQQQQQRRLSLHEYLSMGLLKEAGISVPHGVVANTPDEAYKIAKEIGSKDIVVKAQVLAGGRGKGTFEGGLKGGVKIVFSPEEAKAVSSQMIGKKLFTKQTGEKGRICNQVFICERRYPRREYYFAITMERSFQGPVLIGSSHGGVNIEDVAAENPEAIIKEPIDIVEGIKKEQAVRLAQKMGFPPNLVDEAAENMIKLYNLFLKYDATMIEINPMVEDASGVVMCMDAKINFDSNSAYRQKKIFDMQDWTQEDQRDKDAAKADLNYIGLDGNIGCLVNGAGLAMATMDIIKLHGGTPANFLDVGGGATAQQVTEAFKLITSDKKVLAILVNIFGGIMRCDVIAQGIVTAVKDLELKVPIVVRLQGTRVDDAKALITASGLKILACDDLDEAAKMVVKLSEIVSLAKQAHVDVKFQLPI